tttaaatttgacttcgtttaaatagacgagctaTTTTGATAGACTCATTCCGTATACCTTTCTTGAGCTCGTAAGCACGGCTAtgatttacaatgaaaaatattatacgaGAACTAAAATTCGTTTTCATGTGCGACTTTTTAGTTGTATGTAAGatagaattaataattattttattcactttATAGACGTTTTTAGGgataagaaaaatagtattggacggTAATGGAAAAGTACGTTACCTGAATAGATCGTAGCCATCGTAggtatattaagacaaagaaaaaatttaaaaagggctaaaaattttttttcacgtaAAGCGTCatctataacacctacagaccccccccccccgttcgaaacacttatttaaattaaagtaataattgaAATTGATGTTCCTAGTTTTGGCATCTTGCTCTTTACACTtttcgcagtatatttataacaatattatgtatatccaccaaaatattcattgttttgaaataaatagtaataatcgcattgtaaacacgagaaggaataacaaaattgtaactccaagtttccgactgcgaaaagtaaacgtttcttttctgggtcatggtattcgcatgtataataaaataccataaacgattttggaattgtctcaacataaatttaaagtttttattaaaaaaaaaatagataaagcttattactcggtgcaggattacatagttgataaagatgtgtggacttagtgacgctgtatttcatgcaacatgtttctaattaaccgacttccaaaaaaggaggaggttctcaattcgactgtattttttttttttttttatgtatgttacatcagaacttttgactcggtggagcgatttcgacaagttttcttttaatcgtaaggtggtgtgtgccaattggtcccatttaaatttatttgagatctaacaactacttttcaagttatatctaataatgcgtttttacttgacgcttttttcgtcgacctacgttgtattataccgcataactttctactggatgtatggattttaataattctttttttgttggaaaggagatatcccaagtttagtatcatgataaggaaaccaggatctgatgatgggatcctagagaaatcgagggaagctcttgaaaatccgcaataactttttactaggtgtaggGGAGAAGTGGCATGAAAGAGCCAGTTTACTAAACGGagcaaaaaaatatacttttaacgaaagaaataatatttttttgtggtaaaactattatttatttattcaagtatGTCATATCATGcgaaaaaaccttaaaaacattaaaaaaatcagtgatgtatccattttaaaaaaatgtgtctttTGGCTGTTTCATAACTTTTCGGTATTGAAAGAGCCACCAAAAGTTATGAATAAGCCAGTCAGTATTATAAAGggaaattgttaaaattttgcaaaataataattattgttctataaaaaaaaaaaacaaaacaacatttctaacaaatcctttttattataaagtaatgactttttaaaaaaaaattattctatcACTCATTTTAAGTCATTAATCCTAACATATTATTCAGTCATacctattataatatatataatcttaatatattagaggcgaattatttttcattaataacaatctcaaaaatgtaacaaacaaaaaattaatatcttctATCAAAAACAACATCGTTAAATCTTTAagaacttcaaaaaaaaatattgctcacTTTAATCTTTAAAATCTTAACTATGAATTTGCTTAACTTTAAGATTCAGACTTTTTAGGAActtaagaatataatatcattttcttaaaattagaaACGTCTtgcaaaagaaattaaatttctcCTTAATACCACAGGATTCATGAGCCCAACCAGAAAAAATTTTGCACTTAAACCAATCTTGATCACTATTTTCATATGTTTGGTGACAAACTACACAATCATCACTATTTTTCTTTGCTTTGGAGGTTGGTTTTCTTcgaacaacatatttttttacttcagcCAATACGATAGAGTCAGACAAATCAGACTCATCTTGCAGTACGGAATTTTCTTGATTTGATGTTGTATTAAGGGTTTTTATGGACTGTTTTGTAGTcagtttcttaatattttttgttttttttttgcattatcctctttcttttctatttttttctttttggctGTGTCATTTACGATGGCAGACGACATTTTTCTGTTATTGCGTGTTGTGTTTTGTCATGGCAAATGCAGGGTTATGAACGAGCCGGTTACGAAAGAGCCAGCTCTTTTATGGCCCATTCACCCGGCTCTTTCAAaacttattctttaaaaaactataaccttcaaaataataacaatatcaaaACTTTAACGACACAGTTATTACGCAGCTGTAAAGCTAAATATATCCACAAACTCAGTCTACAATCcatttacctatatttatttacaataaaatatcaaaaaacaacttaaatgaagtaaaatacttactttttagTGTCAAAAACTTTAACTCGAGGCACCGGCGTCCGTTGATACCGGTGAACTTTCAAATGTTTGTAGGTGACAGGGAATCAGTGCTgccacttaaaaataaaatcaccaAGCAAATCCACTCCTAAATTACCGAAATAATAGAAGTGGCTCTTTCAAAACCTGGCTCCTTCATGCCACTTCTCccctaccgattttgataattctttttttgttggaaagaagatatccctagtttagtaccatgataggaaaaccaggatctgatgatgggatcccagagaaatcgagggaacttcttgaaaatccgcaataactttttattaggtgtaccgattttaatgatttttaatttaatcgaaagccgaagcttatcatgtggtcacatttaaatttcatcgagatctgataactactttttgagtaatctttgataatgcgttgttacttgactattttttcgtcgatctacgttgtattactcgtcgatgtaattgaattcggtttttttttcgtttgcgagcaaacacaattattttgtactaaaacacagtttatatattatttacaaaagagtaactgcggagtttcttgccgattcttctctgcagaatctacataccgaatcggtggtagcttcacttttacaaaaataataatttatttttaaagttttaatttgtaaaatgacgattcgaaagtgctcttggagcctatttgaataaagctatttttgattttgattgacaCTAAAGATTCTTACAATCAGTTTACACATCGCTTTTGCTTCTTTACACAATTGTTATCGTTCTTCGGCAGATAGTACGCGAGGGCGTGCGTCCGCGCGAATTCTTGCGCCAGTTCGACACGCGCCGTGAGCTCGTGGTGACACGCCCTGATTTTTATCGCGGCCTGGCCGCCGCTGGCCTCGCACTCACGCCTAACGAAATGGACACGCTCATGGAGGTGTAAGTACTAGTAAATGACAATTTGTACACCATAAAATTaggatttttaatttcttttcagtGTGATCGAAAGGTTCGGCACCGCactagcgatgcttctggtattgcatcTAGAAactactgtaatcgcttaccaccccgTACCCGTACGCTTCTTTACCGACTTACTTGTATaagaaaaagtataaattaatatcattgGTTTTTTTGTGTCGTAAGTTTTATGTCTTGCTAAAAGCCTACTCAGTCAACTACTTATACAAAATTAGCATGAGTCACTTAACGTACAGGTTCAGCGCGCCAGGTCGGCGGAGTTACGTGGAATACGAAAAGTTCTGCGAGGCGGCAGGCGAGGCACTAGCGGTCGGCGGGTTAGAGCGGGCGCCGCTATTACAGCCCGTTCCGCACGTACCACCTCCACAGCCTTCTCCACACCTCGACTACGAAGAACGGGCGCTTGTCGCTGGCGCACTCGCCAAGCTTGCTAAATTCCCCGACCAGCTTTCTAACATACTTGAAGTATTCAAGGTAAATTATAGAGCCTCATACAATCATATAGAGTAAGAACATAAAAAAGCCCTAGtctataactttatattttcgGAATATAGTTATAAGCTGCCTTTTTACTATGATGTTTAGGGAACTAAGTATTTTAAGACTGGATTAGTTCGTTATTCAACGACATcaataaagtacaaattttaCTCATATAAAgaattgctaaaatattttctaaggaAAATATTCTTACGTACAATTTTTACTTTAGCAGCTGTTATCTATCGATGGTCTCAACTTGCAGGTATCCAATCAATCAGAAAATAATAATGGTCTTGGGGGGCTTGGGCTTTCAATGTTTATTActtcttaataattgtgtttgctcgcaaacgaaaaaaaaaaccgacttcaattacatcgacgagtaatacaacgtagatcgacgaaaaaatagtcaagtaactacgcgttatcaaagattactcaaaaagtagttatcagatctcgataaaatttatatgtgaccacatgataaacatcagctttcgattaaatcaaaattatcaaaatcggtatactcagtaaaaagttattgcggattttcgagagtttccctcgatttctctgggatcccatcatcagatcctggtttccttatcatggtaccaaactagggatatcttctttccaacaaaaaaagaattatcaaaatcggtacatctagtagaaagttatgcggtacctataatacaacgtaggtcgacgaaaaaagcgtcaagtaaaaacgcattattagatataactcgaaaagtagttgttagatctcaaataaatttaaatgggaccaattggcaatttggcacacaccacctttcaattaaaaaaaaatgtcgaaatcggtccacccggtcaaaagttctgatgtaacataggaaaaaaaaaaatacagtcgaattgagaacctcctccttttttggaagtcggttaaaaacctaGTTTAGTGCATCTACTGTATAACAAGTATAAGAAGACTTGAATTTCCCGTCAAAGGTCCCGGGTTTTAGAGCGCCGAAAGCCGCATACAAGGgcacaatttaaaaatgacCAGCCAATAATCAGAAATGGTGCGTAATTGTTATTGAGCTCACGGTAAATTTCACCCGGGCGCTGCATAGAATACTCGGTTCTGTTCCCCGCGTCTTTTGGTCATAGCATCGCCAGATACAATTTACGATTTATTCTTGTCTAAATTGGGTAACTTCATGATCATCagctgttaaaatatttaagtattaataatTTCACGTATATCTTGGTTTCTTCAATTATGTCTAGACATCACAAAACTATCCTCTTCCATCGGTGTTTTCATAATATGTCCTGTAAGTATTAGCTATGTGCATATGTCGCAGTTGACAAATATATGACAAATCGATATTTATTTGTCACTCTGAAGAAAAATCATAAGCAATTTACTCGTCTCATTTTCACTTGTTGCTATATGGTTGCTATCAACATAGACAAGagccaaaaaaatatattaaatatttttttagactgattgctaaaattatattagaaccacaaacggttttttttatatatatattttacgtgGGTAGATGGTCCGCCGACAATTTTatcctataatatataaatacccacaataaaattacaaacaagaaAACTACTAATAGTAGTTACCGTTACTAGAACAGATTATCTATGGCAGGGGTGGCCATCCTGCTGCTCGCGAGCAACATGCGGCTATGATAGGATTATTTATAGCTCTCGTTTACCTACATAATGTACATACGTTCCtttccaattttattatatttgaaaaaatatattatagttcCGTAGGTATCTAGGTATATATTTCAATACTCAGAAGGGAAAATTTGTGAAATCGACAAATTATATAAGATTGATCAATATTGACTAACCAGGATGTGAAAGAATTATATACTGACCAATCAGTCAATACTTTTTAATTGGTAATTACCTACCTACGTTCCccaattttaaagaatattaatcaagagtacctacatacatatgtaaaataataatttcatttttattaattcaattcaatatgtatgtatacatattttgtaCTTACGTTTTCAATATACTACCTtaataatttctgtaaaaaaaatcctaacttAAGAAATATCCGTATTTAATTGCGGCTCCCGAAAAAACTCTTATTTACACTGTgtactatattatatacatgtcTTTAGGGCAATGGttgtattgatttaatgtatataGGATAACGTTGTGTAACGAATAAATCATCGCTGTCAGGACGCAGACCCGCAGCGCTGCGGCTCGCTGCCGCGTTCGTCGCTGGAGCGCGCGCTGGCGAGGCGCGGCCTGCTGGAGCTAGTCTCTGCACGAGAGAGAGACGTCATATACAAGTGTTTCGGCTACCGAAGAGGATGTAGGGATGAGGTACATTTTTTTCGAGCCATATCCTTCCATATATAGGCACCATTTTTAGAATCACTAGTATTATGCACAATAATTGCACTAAATTATTTAGTCTCACAGCCCAGAATCTAAAACTTATTATCGAACATGGTACGAAAGAATCCTTGGGTTGTGATTAAACTACTTTTCAATTGATAGATAATTTTGATCATTTTGCACTgctatgtatataaagtaatTTCTTGCTGACAGGTAAACTACAGGGCCCTTTGCAACGCGCTTGATATACTGCACGCCACATCCAGTGCACAACCATGCTGAaacttctaataaaatattttgtagattGATGTTGAACCTGAAtatgtattacaaaatcatagatgaatgttaagttttttattcacaaaaatgtGGTCGTCGGTATAAATTTAGAAGACAAGAGATTACACAAGAGTTAccatatttattcttatttgatGATCCATGTTAACTTAGGCATATTACTAACTACGAGCTATGAAATTTTGTTAAGTCATACAAACACCTACAACagtacaatttatattattctcCTAAACAATCACTGAACAAAACAATTTTAGTGTACAGTtatcattacaaaatattaaatctatttttattcgGAAGAACGACACAGAAATGACAATAATTGTAGAAAAAGTTCAGTACTTTATTGAAACTATTTATTGTAGtttcaaattttaagttataagaTAGACAAAAAgtcgatattttatttacatatttgtttatttcgaCATACAACTTGTACATCTCCAGAAGTTTGTTCATGTCCGATCACTTACGCTAATTTCATTCCTACATAAGGAAGAAattagtttgtataaaatacatgATTCTGATTTTCCATTCGATTaccaattaaaaattacaaatctacAACATTTTCTGCATGAGATCCAGAACAATCATCGCGGAGTGGAGGGCGGCCGCTCACATAACGCACACATACACGCACGCACTCACACGCGGCCCGGCGCGCCGTCGGACCGCGTCTCTATACTTTAAGCTCTGTATAATTATTACTCTAGGAATCAGTTCAAAAGGTAAGATTTCGATAGTATTAATGTCAAAATTGAATCTAATCTGCAATAATACTCAAGTTAATCTATAAATccatactatattatattattttaatgaaacgaTCGCTCCGGGATACGGTATGCGGTCATGTCACATAAGACAACGTACTTTTTTATCcttaaaaatttcttaaaaagatttcttaaattaattatgtggaATGGAAAGTCGCGTCcccggcgcggcggcggcgatGTGGCGCTGCGGCGCGGGGGACGCGCTCGACCGATCGCTTAACCTGCAACAACACGGCGGGCTTACTCCACTGGCACTGCACCCTACGTGCTGGCGAAACAAATAGCACGCGTGAAGCGACCGAgctaaacaaaaatttaactattCGTGTACTTCACTCAAAGCTTGTAATGTTACTgtgtttacttttatattacaaataatggAATTATTTTAGGAGGAATTTCCAATTATGTGGTTGGCATCGTTCCCAACGAGCGAGATGCCAAGAggtgaataataaaaaacgaaacGATGGGAGAATCGCGTCATAATATTCACCTTACTATTGGACTGAGATGACTATCGGCAGGTACAGGTTTGTGTCTAGTAGGGTTGGTGCCTCTGGTTGGCGCGCCCACCGCCGCCCCCGCGCTGCTTGCCACCCTGGTAGCCTGCTGCAAGAGGTCACGGTGAGGAAATTCGAAATCATGACATTCAATTTGTATTAAACAAttaacgattaaataaaaatattaaaaatcaaatcgaCCGGTGTTCGTCATGCGAGTTATCGAGTAACGGTACGCTCACACGTAACGGAACAAAACCACAACTACAGTTCGTTGAACTTGTTGAACTCGAAATGGCAAGGTTACAAAAAATTGCGACTGTATATAAAATCTAGACGCACAACTAAAAACTTATCGTATGTATACTATTCAATTGAAAGATATaacatgattaaaaaaattgtttttgaaaagaaattttaagccaagataattatttttgatattaaagtCAACAGATGAAGTTTTATCTTTGAGATACCTAAATGCAATGACAGTGTGTAAGCGTATCTTCACGCAGTCCGAAGCTAATAAGCAGATTATTTGCTAAATAACGAATATGTACCAATTAACGCAAAAGAAATCGCTAAAATAATTAAGCCTACAATATGAAACGATTTTTGTTGAAAATCtacagcaattttttttaaagaaaaaatgttgGTCCAATTTCAAAAGCCATAAAAGGTTACACTCCCATATAAGCTCAAATGAAAAAtactacattaaaatatatgaacacgcaaatttgtataaaaacattcAGCAaaatctgtatatttttttactagtgAAATCAGTAAAACTACAGCTAGGCGAAAGTGAAGAGGCAGTGAAATAAAAAGGCACAAGAGATTAAGGTCTCAGGTCACGGGTGCCGGCACATTGGCAACAGGAAAAATTTTGTTGAATGTCTCTAGCACAGTCAATGTTAACGGCAGAGGTGACCACTTACCATCTGATCGGCCCTCTGCTTGTCTGCCTTCTGTTTCTtccataaaaaaagaaaaaaacattattaaacttCCATTTAATTTCCACTTTATCTTCTTTCTTTGAACAAAGATTGTTATCATTTAGAtctattttgtgtatttttaattaacaatccATTGTTATTTAGtttcataatattatgtagaatcaatataatttgattttatggTAAATTAGTTTAGTAATTCATTGCCATAAGTTATATgcgaatgtttattttaatatatatttgtgtgctcatgtaatttaattaattttgaaagtaACTTTTGGTACAGTTAATGAACCTTAAAGCAATATTGAATAGTGTAACCTCAtatgtatgtacaaatattacttttaaaagaaatgttCCTTTTAGGTCTACAAGTACATTAACAATTgactaccattttttttttttttattatttaagtattagaCTAAACGATAACATGATAAAGCTGAAATTAGTTACCAGTCGCATTCACACATGCATTATTATCCCAACACTATTTGAGATTTACGTGAACGATTGAACGGATGAGATGCAAATCAAACGTTTTGGGTACGTGTAACTAGCGGACTACGATCAGACTACTCAAAACACTGGTTAGTGATAGTTAGCGGGGCCAAAACGTTTGCGAGACTACTGGTCTGTTTCACCGGTTGCCGGTAACGCTGTTTAACAGTTGACATATCAAACAGATAAGTTTATAATGATTTTCTTTTTCACCATAGAAATCCACTCTCTTTATGAGATATATATTCTCTATTGGCAAATACAAATCCAAAAGCTTTATAAGGAAGTCAAGTCCTAATGGCAACAACTTCCTGTTggctattcgtaacttatttgcggAATAAACTATCCACAagcggtgaaacaggccctacgTGACGTCCCGCGGAGGGACGGCAGTACCTTTCCCGCGTGGAGCCGCGCGCGCGCCGTAGCCGCCCTCGTACCCTCCGTACCCGCCATAGTCTGCCGCAACATAAGGACATTAGTCTCCAACTGAATGCGGCGCCACGGCTCCTAACACTCGGGTTCGTTTTATGCGACTTACTCATCTCTAGCTCCAAATATCCTTGTGTTATTGGTTCATTATCAGATACATAGAAACTACTAGttcattatttcaataaattattacttgttGAATTAATTCCTAAGTATCGAATcggcatatttaaaaataatcaagtaaaattAAGTCTGCCAtctgatttgtaaaaaaattacactttacatttatactatatttaataaaattactggAACTCAAGAATATTTCGAATTTTTTTCCAATACGATTATGAATGTAATTAGTACTAGTGTACTCTAGTGTACTTATTTCTCGTGCTAGTGTTCTGCAAGCTGCGTCACCTCGTCGCATCGTGTGGTCGGGAGCATGCGTGTTAGTGACAGGGAGCGGGAGCGGGCGGGGAATATATGGAAACACATTGATTTTTTTGGTAACAGTGCTTTATTCAAAAGCTTCATCATATCTTTATCACTTTCACAATGTCTCTCCATATATTACCCCAATTACCCAAATGTAGCATGTGGCGAGAGCGttaataggtaaataaaaaataccaaaacaaaaaaaaactcggGCGACATTGCTACATATGTCAAAAGTGGTATTACAAATGAACACTTATAAAACTTAAGGCGGTAACATATATGTACAAACATAGTACCTAGTGAAACAATGATAAAGAGTGATCGATAGCTGCGTGGGCACTCGCTACTGCCGCTGACATACACGAGGGCGGCTCGCAACAGTGATGCAAATTAGTggaaataaactaaataatgcaaattaaaatgatttttcgAAATGTAATAACTATGAAAtgattttacttcaaaattatacAGTAGCAAGATTCCTAACTATGAACTTTATCAGAATAAACTGTCGTCCCGACGACAATCACTACACATTATCTCGATAGAATATCAATGTAAATACGCagttataatagaaaaataaatattttctactcACTAAGACATAATCCTAAGGTTCACGCGACTCGATATCTCCTTATCGACAATTACACATCAGCGAGGAGGTATCTCAAGGACGGAGGGCGGCCCCACTACGCTAACCTAGCGCGGCGGGCGAGCCACGCGCCCTCGCCCGCCGCCTTACTCTACGTTTACATTCTAGGATCAGGTAACATCAGTCGAGGTAATGTGTCGGTGAGCAGGCCGGCCTAGCCGGCTCACTAGTGCTGCTTGCCGCGTTTACCGTAATTGGGGTATCCGGAGTAATCGTATCCGCCGTAGCCCCCGTAGCCGTCGTATCCGTATCCGCCATAGCCGTAGCCGTCGTATCCTCCGCCGTATCCTCCCTGGCCGTATCCATAGCCGCCGTAGCCTTGATTGCCCCAGGCGCCCTGGCCGCCGTAACCCCCACGGCCCCCGCGACCGCCCCGCGCTCCCCTACCCCCGCGGCCTCCACGTCCTCCCATTCCCCCAGGACCGTCGGGTTTTGGCGTCGCCCTTTTGACGTCGACCTAGAGGATGAAAATATAGATTAGAAAttggtattttaatttaaataacatcatTAACATAAAACTTGGACAAAGCCAACTACTTACCTCCTTACCCCCGATGGTCTGTTTGGGTGTCTTAAGAAGTTCATTAACCACCTGCTCAGATTCAAA
The nucleotide sequence above comes from Melitaea cinxia chromosome 11, ilMelCinx1.1, whole genome shotgun sequence. Encoded proteins:
- the LOC123657547 gene encoding RNA-binding protein squid isoform X1; the encoded protein is MANNDNFAQDVTENQVNGNAENGGGDGQEHNSADAPGRDDDRKLFVGGLSWETTDKELRDHFSAYGEIESINVKTDPNTGRSRGFAFIVFKAPDSIDKVMSAGDHTINNKKVDPKKAKARHGKIFVGGLSSEISDDEIKTFFNNFGTVIDIEMPFDKTKNQRKGFCFITFESEQVVNELLKTPKQTIGGKEVDVKRATPKPDGPGGMGGRGGRGGRGARGGRGGRGGYGGQGAWGNQGYGGYGYGQGGYGGGYDGYGYGGYGYDGYGGYGGYDYSGYPNYDYGGYGGYEGGYGARAAPRGKETEGRQAEGRSDAGYQGGKQRGGGGGRANQRHQPY